ACGGCCCGATCCACATCCATGTCGCCGAGCAGGTGAAGGAGGTCGAGGATTGTATCGCCTGGTCAGGCGCGCGGCCGGTGGAATGGCTGCTCGATCACATGCCTGTCGATGAGCGCTGGTGCCTGATCCACGCGACGCACATGACCGCGGACGAGACGCGGCGCATGGCGAAGAGCAGCGCGATCGCCGGCCTATGCCCGATCACCGAGGCCAATCTCGGCGACGGCGCCTTTGCCGCGCCGCTCTTCCTCGAGGAGGGCGGGCGTTACGGGATCGGTTCGGATTCCAACGTGCGGATCTCCCTGCCGGAGGAATTGCGCCAGCTCGAATATTCGCAGCGCGTGGCGCTGCGCGCCCGCAACGTCGTTGCAGCGCCAGGTGGGTCGACGGCGCTTTCGCTGTTCAACCAGGCGCTTGCCGGCGGCGCCGCGGCGCTGAAGGCCCCGGCCGGTCTCGGCGAAGGCCATCATGCCGATTTCCTTTCACTCGATACGTCAGCCGTTCCCTATCTCTCCGGCGACCAGATCCTCGATCACTGGCTGTTTGCCGGCGGCCTCTCCGTCGATTGCGTCTGGGCGCGTGGTCGCAAGCAGGTGGCGGGGGGCCGTCATCTCAAGCGTGACGCCATCGATCGGCGGTTCCTCGCCGCCATGGGTGAGTTGCTGGCTTCCTGAAAAAGAGCTTTTCACGGCTGGGTATTGGCACTAGATCGGGAGACCAATCGGAACGTGGCGATGAACCAAAGCAGGGATCCCACCTTGCACCAGCGCATCCTGGGCGAGATCGAGGGTCGTATCGTCTCTGGCGAATGGCCGCCGGGGCACCGCATTCCCTTCGAGGTCGATCTCGCGACGCAGTATGATTGCTCGCGCATGACCGTGAACAAGGTGCTGACCCAGCTCGCCAAGGCCGGGCTGATCGAACGCCGCAAGAAGTCCGGCAGCTTCGTTACCCAGCCGCAGGCGCAATCGGCCGTTCTCGAAATCCACGACATCAAGGCCGAGGTCCAGTCGCTGAACCTGCCCTATTCCTATGCGGTGTCGAAGCAGGCGAGCCGCAAGGCAAAGGCGGAAGACAGCCTCCGGCTGGAGCTGCCGGCGGCCTCCCCGGTGCTCGAGGTCATCTGCATCCATAATGCCGGCGCGCGGCCATTCTGCCTGGAGGAGAGGCTGATCAGCCTTGCGACCGTGCCGGAGGCGGCCGATGCCGATTTCGGCTCGGTAGCACCGGGGCCGTGGCTGCTGAACCAGGTGCCGTGGAGCGCGGCCGAACACAGAATTCATGCCATTTCGGCCAGTGCAGAGGTGGCGGCTGCCCTTGATATTGCCCGCAACACCGCCTGCCTCGTGGTCGAGCGCCGCACCTGGAGCGGCGCCGGCCCGGTCACGCATGTGCGCTTCACCTATCCCGGCGATCGTCATGCGCTGGTGGCGCGTTTTACGCCGGCGTCACAATAGCCGCTGGTTCCATATACAAGCGAACCGGTGTTTTACTCTTCGAACATCTTGCCGCTGCGCGCCTCCAGCCGGTAACGGTAGCCGGGGTAGACGAGGCGGGCGGTCGAGACCACCTGTTTTGCCGACCAGGTTCGCCGGCGGATCGTCAGGCACGGTTCGGTTTTCAGGATAGTCAAGAGCTTGCATTCCCAAGCCTGCGGCATCGCCGCCTCGACGACGTGCTCCGAGCCGCTGAGCGGCGCCGCGGCCGTCAGATAGGCGTTCGGCGTTAGCGTCGTGAAATCCTGCTCGAGATATTCCGGAGCGGCTTCGGGATGGACGAAACGGTCCTCGATCTGCACGGGGACGCCGTTTTCGCTGTGGACGATCAACGAGTGGAAAACGGCGGCGCCGATCTCGAGTTCGAGGGCGTCGGCTACTTCCGGAGAGGCCGTTTCCCGGGCGAGAACGATGACGGAGGCCTCGTGAATATGGCCGCGCTCGGCGATCTCCTCGGCGATGTTGCGGACCTCGAACAGCGCCGAATAGCCCTTGCGCTCGGCGACGAAAGAGCCGATGCCCTGAATGCGGACGAGCTCGCCTTCATTGGCGAGTTCGCGCAGTGCCCGGTTGGCGGTCATCTTGCTGACGCCGAGTTCGACGACCAGCTCGTTCTCGGACGGCACGCGGTACTTCGGCGGCCATTCGCCACTGTGGATTCGATCGAGGATGACCTGTTTGACGCCGGCATAAAGCGGCGTGCTGTCATTCCCAACCAGGTCGCGCTTCATCTCGCCGGAACGCTTCATTGCCTATTCCTTTTGCACGGATGCAATTTGCCACATAATCGAGTTTTCTCTTGCATATCACAAAATATCTCATATGGTACCATATACAACCTCCCAATCGGTCCTCCTTGCAGAAATAGGACGGAATGGGCAAGCCGGCGGAGATCGGCGGTGCCGCAAGGTCTGTTTCAACTCCAGAGGAGAATTCATCAATGAAATTCAGCACAATCCTGTTTTGCGGCGCTGCCGCTCTTTCCGCCTTCGCAGCACCTGCCTTTGCCAAGGACTGGACGAAGGCGACCATCACGCTTGAAGGCGCCTATGCGCCGTGGAATCTTACCAATGCCGACGGCACGCTCGGCGGCTTCGAGCCGGAGCTTGCCAAGGTGCTTTGCGAACGCGCCAAGATCGAATGCACGCTGGTCGCCTCCGACTGGGACGGCATGATCCCGGCGCTCAATGCCGGCAAGTTCGACGTCATCATGGATGCGCTGTCGATCACTGAGGAGCGCAGGCAGGTGATCGATTTCACCATTCCCTATGCCGCCACGCCTGCCGCCTTCGCCACCGCCAAGGACAGCCCGCTGGCGAAAGCGGCCGGCACCGGCGCCACGATCAAGATGACGCCCGGCCAGACCGGCGTGAAGGAGATCGACGCGCTGAAGGAGGCCTTCAAGGGCAAGACGATCGGCATCCAGGCGGCGACCGTTTACGCCAAGTTCGTCTATGACAATTTCGGCGATATTGCCGAGATCCGCGAATACAAGACCGGTGCCGACCGCGATCTCGACCTGCAGAATGGCCGCATCGACCTCGGCTTCGACGACGCCGTCTATTTCGCCAATGCCTTCCAGGCCGCCAATGGCGCGCTCGACTTCACCGGTCCGGAGATCGTCGGCTCGATCTGGGGCGAGGGCGAAGGCCTCGGCATCCGCAAGGCCGATACCGATCTGCGCGACAAGTTCAACGTGGCGATCAAGTCGGCGCTCGCCGACGGCACCGTCAAGAACCTTTCGATGAAGTGGTTCAAGGTCGACGTCAGCCCGCAGCAGTAAGCGCTTCGGCCCTTTGGCCCGCAGGCGCCGGTCTCCGGCTTTATCGCCGGAGACCGCGTGTTATTCTCGATCAATAAAACACTGCCACGGACGGGGAACGGACGCTATGGCAAGCTTGGAACTGCTTGGCTTCGGCTCGACGGGATGGGGCGCGCTGCTCATTCTCGCCGCCTTGATGACGCTCGCCGTCACCGCGACGGCGCTGGCGATCGGCGCGGTGCTTGGCGTGATCGTCGCGGGCGCGAAGCTTTCCGGCAATCCTCTCCTCGTCGCCTTCGGCAATGTCTATACGACCGTGTTTCGCGGCGTGCCGGAACTGCTGATCATCTATCTCATCTATTTCGGCGGTTCCTCCGCCGTCACTTCGATCGGCAAGGCGATGGGCTACGAGGGGTTTCTCGGGCTGCCGTCCTTCGCCGCCGGCGCGCTTGCCGTCGGCATCATCTCCGGCTCCTATCAGGCGGAGGTGTTCCGCGGCGCTTATCTGGCGATCTCCAAGGGTGAGCTCGAAGCAGCGTCCGCAATCGGCATGCATCGCGGCATGCGCTTCCGCCGCATCATCATCCCGCAGGTGCTTCGCTTCGCCATTCCCGGTCTCGGCAATGTCTGGCAGCTCAGCCTCAAGGATTCGGCGCTGATCTCGGTCACCGGCCTTGCCGAGCTGATGCGCACCAGCCAGGTCGCGGCCGGCTCGACCCGGCAATATTTCCTGTTCTTCATTGCCGGCGGCTGCCTCTATCTGATCCTGACCAGCCTTTCCGACCGCATCTTCAACGGGGCGGAGCGCCGCGCCAATCGCAGCATGCCGGCCTCCGCCATGGGCCAGGCGTAAGGGGGCGACGATGGATTTCACCTTTCTCGCTTCGACCATGGTGACGCTGCTGAAGGCGGTGCCGACGACGCTGATCCTGTTTTCGCTGTCGATCTTCTTCGGCGGCCTGCTGGCGCTGGTCATCGTGACGATGCGGGTCAGCGGCAACCGCTATCTGTCGGGATTCGCCAAGGGCTATATCTTCGTCTTCCGTGGCTCGCCGCTGTTGATCCAGATGTTCCTGGTCTTTTACGGCCTCGGTCAGTTCGGCGTCATCCGCTATTCCTTCCTCTGGCCGTTCCTGCGCGAGCCGATGGTCTGCGCCATCCTGTCGCTGGCGCTCTGTACCGCCGGTTACACAGCGGAGATCTTCCGCGGCGGCATCCGCGCCGTTTCGCCGAAGGAGATCGAGGCGGCGCGCTCGATCGGCATGTCCGGCTTCCTGCTGGTGCGCCGCATCTTGGCGCCGATCGCCTTTCGCCACGCGCTGCCGGCCTATTCCACCGAGATCGTGCTGATGATGAAATCGACGGCGCTCGCAAGCCTCGTCACCGTCTGGGAGGTCACCGGTGTGGCCCAGCGGCTGATCTCGCAGACCTATCGCACCATGGAAGTCTTCCTCTGCGCGGCGATCATCTATCTCGTCCTCAACTTCATCATCCTGCAGGGCATGGCCCTGCTCGAATATTCGCTGTCCCGACACCGCCGCGCGATCCCGCAGGCGCTGAAGGCGTAAGCGGAACCTGATTTCGATTGGAGCAACCATGCCAGGCGTAACCCGACTTTCGGTCCGCAATATCCGCAAGAGCTTCG
Above is a window of Rhizobium etli CFN 42 DNA encoding:
- a CDS encoding ABC transporter permease yields the protein MDFTFLASTMVTLLKAVPTTLILFSLSIFFGGLLALVIVTMRVSGNRYLSGFAKGYIFVFRGSPLLIQMFLVFYGLGQFGVIRYSFLWPFLREPMVCAILSLALCTAGYTAEIFRGGIRAVSPKEIEAARSIGMSGFLLVRRILAPIAFRHALPAYSTEIVLMMKSTALASLVTVWEVTGVAQRLISQTYRTMEVFLCAAIIYLVLNFIILQGMALLEYSLSRHRRAIPQALKA
- the hutC gene encoding histidine utilization repressor — translated: MNQSRDPTLHQRILGEIEGRIVSGEWPPGHRIPFEVDLATQYDCSRMTVNKVLTQLAKAGLIERRKKSGSFVTQPQAQSAVLEIHDIKAEVQSLNLPYSYAVSKQASRKAKAEDSLRLELPAASPVLEVICIHNAGARPFCLEERLISLATVPEAADADFGSVAPGPWLLNQVPWSAAEHRIHAISASAEVAAALDIARNTACLVVERRTWSGAGPVTHVRFTYPGDRHALVARFTPASQ
- a CDS encoding transporter substrate-binding domain-containing protein, whose translation is MKFSTILFCGAAALSAFAAPAFAKDWTKATITLEGAYAPWNLTNADGTLGGFEPELAKVLCERAKIECTLVASDWDGMIPALNAGKFDVIMDALSITEERRQVIDFTIPYAATPAAFATAKDSPLAKAAGTGATIKMTPGQTGVKEIDALKEAFKGKTIGIQAATVYAKFVYDNFGDIAEIREYKTGADRDLDLQNGRIDLGFDDAVYFANAFQAANGALDFTGPEIVGSIWGEGEGLGIRKADTDLRDKFNVAIKSALADGTVKNLSMKWFKVDVSPQQ
- a CDS encoding ABC transporter permease, encoding MASLELLGFGSTGWGALLILAALMTLAVTATALAIGAVLGVIVAGAKLSGNPLLVAFGNVYTTVFRGVPELLIIYLIYFGGSSAVTSIGKAMGYEGFLGLPSFAAGALAVGIISGSYQAEVFRGAYLAISKGELEAASAIGMHRGMRFRRIIIPQVLRFAIPGLGNVWQLSLKDSALISVTGLAELMRTSQVAAGSTRQYFLFFIAGGCLYLILTSLSDRIFNGAERRANRSMPASAMGQA
- the hutC gene encoding histidine utilization repressor; the protein is MKRSGEMKRDLVGNDSTPLYAGVKQVILDRIHSGEWPPKYRVPSENELVVELGVSKMTANRALRELANEGELVRIQGIGSFVAERKGYSALFEVRNIAEEIAERGHIHEASVIVLARETASPEVADALELEIGAAVFHSLIVHSENGVPVQIEDRFVHPEAAPEYLEQDFTTLTPNAYLTAAAPLSGSEHVVEAAMPQAWECKLLTILKTEPCLTIRRRTWSAKQVVSTARLVYPGYRYRLEARSGKMFEE
- a CDS encoding formimidoylglutamate deiminase; this encodes MTTLHAGTALTPQGWQKNVRLTLEAGRIARVEAGASPQTGDERHALIVPAMGNLHSHAFQRAMAGLAEVRGPANDSFWSWRTVMYKFALAMTPDHVEAVAAKLYAEMLEAGFSRVGEFHYLHHDRDGRAYANIAELAERIAAACEETGIGLTLLPVFYAHSGFGGTQPIDGQRRFINSLESFERLMEGCRGVTGRLDGAELGLAPHSLRAATPEELAKLVPMAGDGPIHIHVAEQVKEVEDCIAWSGARPVEWLLDHMPVDERWCLIHATHMTADETRRMAKSSAIAGLCPITEANLGDGAFAAPLFLEEGGRYGIGSDSNVRISLPEELRQLEYSQRVALRARNVVAAPGGSTALSLFNQALAGGAAALKAPAGLGEGHHADFLSLDTSAVPYLSGDQILDHWLFAGGLSVDCVWARGRKQVAGGRHLKRDAIDRRFLAAMGELLAS